Genomic segment of Oncorhynchus nerka isolate Pitt River linkage group LG10, Oner_Uvic_2.0, whole genome shotgun sequence:
GGTCCCACGGCAGGTAGAAAACCACACCTATTCTCGCCAGTGGCACAGTGAACCCTGTAGAGTGGTGGCGAAGTGCAGATGATGCATCACATCGTGGGGTGGACTAGTAATGTCAGGGCCTCTTAGTGAGGCAACGGCTGTGGATTGATTTCTCGTTCTACCTTGCTCCGGTCCTGGTCAGTCAGGGGTGTGAAGTCTGGGTGGCTCAGTCTCAGTAGGTAGGTGGTCATGGGATTGGGTAACCTGGTTGACCTCTTGTCTCTGGGCTCTATCCTCTTCTTCAGAGTGAGCTGCAGTAGATGTGGTCACCATGGTGAGTAATGTGGTGCTTACTACATGTGGAGTTGCTATATTGGCCTGGGGATCTGGTCTGGGGAGCTCTCTATGTTGATGCCATTATAAATCTCAGATTAGAAAATATATATGAACCATCCCTACAACAACAATAGGTTCTAGGTTCATGCCAAGATGTTTTGTTTTACTGTAGCTCATTATACATCAACAATCTCCTTCAATATAATAGATAAGAGGGCTGGGCTCCAATGTGTGTaccgcccccacacacacacacactcctatatCTAACTCAGATATAAATAAAGCTGCTCTGCACAGTTTGGTTTATTATTTAGATCAGATACACTATGCATCTACACTAATGAATAACACTTGATTCATTGCACTCAATTGAAAAGAACAGTGTTTTTACTTCCCAATGGCGTTCAGTGAAGTGGATGGATATCAAGCGGTACAGTACTGTTTTCCTCTCCACAACTCGTCTTGCGTTAAGGAGGAGCGATCCATAGCAGAAAATATATTCCTGCACCTTTTTTTTTTCTCTGTGTCATCATTCACAGTGTTTGTGAATCTGCTGGTGatcatctccatctctcacttcaAGCAGCTCCACACTCCAACCAacctgctcatcctctctctggctaTGTCAGATCTCCTGGTTGGGATTGTTGTGATTCCAGTGGAGGGCATCAAAGTCATCGAGTCATGCTGGTATCTTGGTGAAACAATGTGTTCAGTTTTTCATGGGATTGTTTTCTCTGTCATTTTTGCATCTCTATACAATTTAGTCATCATAGCTGTTGACAGATATGTTGCTGTTTGTGATCCTTTACTCTACATTTCAAAAATAACTATTGGAAAAACATTGGCTTCTATATTCCTAACCTGGATATTTTCTTTTATATATAATCTTGTTATTCTATACTGTAATGGTCAATGGTATCGTTCTCAGGCACACAAGAACTGCCATGGAGAATGTGTGTTGATTATCAGTTTTACATGGGGAATTATTGACCTTTTTGTCTCCTTTGTTGCACCTTGTTCTATTATTATATGCTTATACATGAACATTTTCAAAGTGGCAAGAATTCAAGTAAAAGTGATGAATATCACAACTAGGATCAAGATGTCAGAGAGTAAGGCAACCAAAACACTGGGGGTTGTGTTATCGGTTTTCCTCGTCGGTTGGATCACATATTACATTGGTTCACTTTCTGAGGACTACCTGGCACATTCAGATGTCATCATAGCATTTCTCTCCTGGGTTGTATACATTCATTCATTCCTTAACCCTCTGATCTATGCATTGTTTTACCCATGGTTCAAAACAGCAGTAAGACACATCTTAACCTTACATATCCTGGCACCCTCATCCTCCTTAACAAATCTCTTTCCAGAAAATTGTtagattgtattttttttaaatgagtggCCTTGTAGGTACACACTGTATAACATGTTGTGCTATAGAAAGTGATGTAATATATATGTTATTGCTTATTGCTGTATGTTTGTATTGATGACTTGGGGCCCAATTCAATCGATTGTTATACAGTAAAAGAAATCAGCACTGCAGGTTTACTAAGAATGTTGACATTGTATCCTAAGGACagctgttgttctgtgtcattaAAAATGACAACAGGAACAACTCAAGTGTGTGTTGGTTTTAGCGTGGTTAACAGCTCCAATACAACATTCTGAATGAATCAACAGTGTAATTTTCCCTCAGCAATTTGGACAAAAAGTTTTAATGCAAGGATATCATTATTATGTAGAGAAAGAGATGGCTTTAAAATACGAGCCATGTaataacagacacacagcaccgtGGTGCCATTCATTCAGTAGAGTCAGACAGATTTCTAGACAGAGAAAAGTGTAATCAGAATGACAAAACGCAAAGTGAACTCTCACAGACAGATATGTATTGCTTTTGTTGGTTACATACGTGTAGATGATCAAAATGAAGCTGTACTGTATGCTAGCTATTGATAATTGAGTTAGTATAAGTGCCACTTAGCTGTTTGACTTTGAATTTTCTTTTATATTGTGTTAAATTATAGAAACCAAACCTAAAGGTATTTTCCCGTAATTTACTTGACCAAACTGGATTAAAATAAGGGTCttccaagtggcgcagtggtcaaagactgtatctcagtgctagggacatcactacagacaacctggttcaaatccagactgtatcacaaccggctgtgattgggagtaccatagggcggtgcacaattggcccagcgtcgtcctggtttggccggtgtaggccgtcattataaataagaatttattcttaactgacttgcctaattaagtaaaggttacattttttaaaattctaatAATCAAAATTGTGATGTATGCAGGATGTATCATGATGCATGATGAATTTGACAAGCTACCAAATTACTAACAGGGAAGTAAACGTTTGATTATGGCCTTGCATGGCATACATATCACTGATAGGTGCATCCAGTCAAGTAACATACTGCAACAGTGCCATCCTATGGGCAACACAATGTACTACACTCCTAAATATAAATGACAAGACATGGACAGCATCTTATTTCCTGCAACTCTTACGTGTACCCATCTCATTGTTATTACATTTTTAGAGATTGTTTTTGGTGGGTGCAAAAACAATGGTTATGTGAGGTTAAATGTGTATGTTTTGGGATGTGAGTTTGTTTGACCTGACGAAGATCCGTTTTGAATGGAAAACATTGTCAATAAAGCAGGGAATTGGGAGCTTTAACAGTGTGCCTTCTTGTTCTTTACTAATATTATTTAATAGCCCAGCACATTTGTTTCTAAGGACTAATCTGTGGACAGCATCTTTCCCACAcagtgtaccaaacattaggaacaccttccacccattttgccctcagaacagcctcaattcatccaGCCTCAATGCCCATGGTTAATTTGGTTTGACATTCGATATCTCTGTGGGGCTATTTAGGGACCATCAGTAAATTACAAAATGTACAAGGTCTGTAGCTCCAAATTTCAATGACTTAAAAAGCTCAAACCAACTGTACATTTTTGAAATTCATATAAAAATATTATCacatttacattgtgtaattttTTATGGTTCCTAACTATCCCCAGAGCCTGGCTATCCAAAGTCAAACCAACTTTGCCACAGTCACACACGAGCTGGCTAAAGCTAACCACTTACAAGAGACCACATACAAGAGACACCCATCAAACCACACCCTGAAAATAACTCACATTTTACTTCATTCATGGCAGCTAGTATTTCTTAATTAACCAAATCTAAAATGAGGCCAAATCAGGAAAACTGTTAAACTATTATCAATGTTTACCACCTCATTCTGGCAGTGCCCCAGTTGTCCAATCAATTGATCCCTGACACACCAGGGTAATTTCTCCTGCTGTGTAATTCTGTAGAGTGCTCTGTGTCGGAGGGTGTGCCCAGCCTTCATTACACTGATGGAGTCCCCCCCACCTACACAAGCCCAGCCTGCACGTCCCCTTAACTCAACCGTTTTGCTCTGGCAATGTCTCGCTTATGCAAGTGGCTAAACATCAGCCTGCCCATATGAACATACTGTATTTCACAGCCTAAGTTGATGTATCGGTAATGTATGGGAATAAAAATGCATAAATTAGTGTAGATTCAACTCCCACCTCTCCAAATCCCTGGTACAGCAAGCAATGATTATGATTTCATGTAACAGTATCAAATCTTATTGCGCCAAAATAATTCAATTATATTATTTGATATACATGATAGTATACGTATATTTGAATGTAATGTATACTGTACTTGCGCTTAGTAATTTCTTGATATTCTGCATTATATCTACTGCGGATGACCGgaggcacacagacagagacagacagtggtttGAGCCTTAGAGGACATCAGCGAGACACATGGAGGCAGACGCCCTGAAGTTCTGCTGACTTCCTCCCATCCCTCATCAGTAAAGTGCCCCTGTCCGGGAAGGCTTGGCTTGATGTCCCTGTGATGGTCATTATCAGATATGTCTGCCTCCCTCCATAGATCCATTAATAGCCTGTGTTTTATTCTCTGGGATCTTCCCTCTGCCCCTGGCATGTTAATAATTGATATGAGTGCTATGTTGTTCTCATGGTCACCCAATTCCTGGATCTGATGGGGAAAAGGTTAATGAAAATGATGCCACCTGCAGTTTTAAACAGCaagttccctgtgtgtgtgtgtgaccatttcCTAATTGGAGACAAACTGGTGTTTTTGCAATTGTATCCGCTGAGATATATAATACAATGTGTTTGTTGTACTGAATCTTATAAAAGGAGCATTCAATAAATTGTCTAAATTAGGGAAATTGTGGAATGAGAACTGTCACTGAATATCTAGCTGCATATAACCCCCCAAATTATCTAACTCATTCCATCTTTAAAAGGATGAGTGGAAGTGTCATGCACGATCGCATGTGCAAACTGTCATGTACGAACACCAGTTGGCAGGAGTGGGTCAGACAGGGCATCCATAATGCGCTTTGAAAAGAAACAAACATTTGAGACATTACATTTTGTCTGGAAATACCTAGGACACCTACAGGTACAGAAAATAAGTGCCTTCCTCCTTTCAATTCTAGTTAAGGATGAGAGCCCTCTTCTCTGGACAAGGCAGCAGGGCTTGTAATACAAGTAATACCCTATTCCGCTATTCTCTCTCCACATTCCTTCcttaccctctctcttccccctctgtctcttgctctctctctctctgtctcactctctctctgcatctagATTGTTCATGGGGAGCAAGGAAATTCTTTTTTCTGTAGCCTGTATTCAACATAGAAAGAGCGCAACAAATATGCAGCCAAGATAATAGAGAATGATCTTCaatatttctcctctctccctcgctgctTCTCTCCTTTCACCTCACTCACTTCTACTTTCTCCTGCCCTTGTGCTCTGTGGTGGAATCTACAGCAGACAACTGTTTGAGGACGTCTAGGACAGACAGAGGTATTTCCCGGTGGATGGATGGGGGTGCAGTGTGGTCATTTTCACATTCTGTTTTGGACCTGGAACGTGTCGGACAGGTAATACAACATCCAGCTGTTTTGGAATAAGTTCCTTCCTAGCAATTGTTACCTTTCATTAACTGGCAAGAGAAAAGTCATTTGTTAGTTCTTATTCATAACAAAAAGCCTGTGTTGAAATCCCAGTCAGAGAGCTGCTGTGACAAGAGGCTTTGGGCAATAGAATGGTTGCTTAGGAGATGGAGGGGCCACACCCCAAAGGGGGAAGATCACACAGGtgtatctaaactcagcaaaaaaagaaacgtcctctcactgtcaactgtgtttattttcagcaaacttaacatgtgtatatatttgtatgaacataacaagactcaacaaatgagacataaactgaacaagttccacagacatgtgacgaacAGAAATGGATCAAATTCATCCCTGAACAAaggatcaaaatcaaaagtagcagtcaatgcagctggtggccacaccagatactaagtactgcagtgcatctcctcctcatggactgctccagatttgcccgttcttgctgtgagatgttaacccactcttccaacaaggcacctgcaagttcccggatatttctggggggaatggccctagccctcaccctctgatccaacaggtcccagacgtgctcaatgggattgagatccgggctcttcgctggccatggcagaacactgacattcctggcttgcaggaaatcacacacagaacaagcagtatggctggtggcattgtcatgctggaaggtcatgtcaggaagagcctgcaggaagggtaccacatgaggggggaggatgaggaggatgtcttccctgtaactcacagtgttgagattgcctgcaatgacaacaagctcagtccaatgatgctgtgacacacctccaaattgatcccgctccagagtacaggcctcagtgtaacgctcattccttcgacgataaaagcaaatccgaccatcacccctggtgaaacaaaaccttgactcgtcagtgaagagcactttttgccagtcctgtctagtatTGCGACGggtgggtttgtgtccataggcgccgttgttgccggtgaggtctagtgaggacctgccttacaacaggcctacaagtcctcagtccagcccctctcagcctattgtggacagtctgagcacagatcgggcagttgttgttgacatcctgtacctgccccgcaggtgtgatgtttggatgttccgatcctgtgcaggtgttgttacacgtggtctgccactgcgaggacgatcagctgtctgtcatgtctccctgtagcgctgtcttaggcatctcacagtacggacattgcaatttaatgccctggccacatctgcagtcctcatgcctccttgcagcatgcctaaggtacgttcatgcagatgagcgtAGACCCTGGGCATTttacttttggtgtttttcagagtcagtagaaaggcctctataGTGTCCTCAGttctcataactgtgaccttaattgcctactgtctgtaagctgttagtgtcttaacgaccgttccacaggtgcatgctcattaattgtttatggttcattgaacaagcatgggaaacagtgttaaagccctttacaatgaagatctgttaagatctttggatttttacaacttatctttctttttttgctgagtttaggtgtAAACAATTGTTTAAACGGTATCTTAGGTCGAGGTTTTATTCCCAAACACTGTGCAACACTACAGACCGACCACGGTAAGTTCGTATTGTCATGTGAAATGCATGAAGAAAGTTTCAAATCATTACTTTCATACTCAGCTAGTCGTCAACGAACTACAGCACTGTTCATGTTGGTGTCTACTGTAAAGGGCCCTCCAAAGCAAACCAAGAGATAGaactagagagagatacagtgacaGATAGTGAATTTAAAGCAGGATCTGAGAGAGGAAAATGAATGTTCAGGTTGCAGGGGTGTTAATAGCAGCTCTTTATCATTATGGTCTATTAAGCCAGTCCTTGTTTATATTAGTCACTGTGCTTCTCTATCCTCCTGTAATGGGTAAGCAGTGCATTATAATGTAAAAATCTTTCGATTGGCCATTCGGCTCCGTTGCCATGTGACTcagactgactgagtggctgtaGAGAGCTAATATAAAGGCACTTAGGCAACTGAGGCAGGTACTTGTGTACTGGATGCACCTCTCTGCTCTCAACATAATTACACATGAAAGCAGGCCACCAATTAAAAGGTGTCCAGCTATCTGATGGCCATGGTCTCAACATCCGCTTGATGTGGGCCAAAGGATTCAGTAACCTGCTGTATTTATCATGCCATTGGTTATGAACACTCTTCCAAGCACATCCTCCCAACTGAAAGTGTGACTGAAGTTAACACGTTAAACAGTACATGGAGAAGGCTATACCTGTTCCCTAAATGTTGATCCTAAATTCTTGCACAATGATTTAGCATAATATAACATTTCATTCGGATGTGGCTGGAGTTTGCAGGAAATGATATTAAAACTGTAAAGCTGTGCTTATTGATTTTAGGAGCTGCATGACGTTACCATCCAGCAGAGGACATGGTGGTCAGAAGGATTGGAAAAGCTGCACAACTCTCTAATTGTATTTCAGATTGAGGTCAGTTTTATCACTGAGGTTCCTGTAGGGAGTTGGCTCTGCCTCAGCATGGCACAGTTTTCTCACCCTtttacatttagcagacactcttatctagGTGTGATAACTACATATCACAGGCATGGAATGTACATTTTCCTTAATAACAAAACTATCAGTAGAGTCTGAGCtagaaggggggtggggggggtcaaGTGCAAGTGcttgttaatttaaaaaaataaattggggggggttgaggtgaggaggaggattatttaagatactgtttgaagaggtagggtttcagatgtttttggaagatgggcagggactctatagtcctagcttcagggggaagctggttccaggacagagaagagcttggactgggctgaacgGGAGCTGCCCTCGGGGCAAGAGAAatgaggtggcagaacggagtgctcgggttggaGAGCTCGGGTtgtgagcatagcctgaaggtagggaggggcagttcctcttgctatTCCGTaagtaagcaccatggtcttgtagtggatgtgagCTTCGACTGGATGCaagtggagtgtgcggaggagcagtgtgacatgagagaacttgggaaggttgaacaccaggcatgccacagcgttctggataagttgcaggggtttggtgGCGGGGAGCCCaaccaacagtgagttgcagtagtctagacaggagaggacaagtgcctggattaggacctgtgtgAGATAGgatcgtactctacggatgttgtagagcatgaatccTGAGGAACGGGTCActtgctttgatgtttgcagagaacatgGTGTCTCCCAGGGTCActccaaggttctttgcacttcTTTGCAGTTGTCAATCGTGAAGGAGGGCTTTGAGCGTGCAGGCCTTCCCGGGAGGAGGAGCACGTCCTTCTTCTCGAGGTTGAGCTTGAGTAGATTGGCCAACATCCAAGTTGAGATATCTGCCAAGCACACAGAGATGCGTGTCGCCACCTGTGTGTCAGAAGGGgcgaaggagaaaagtagttgagtgtcatccgtATAGcaatgacaggagagaccatgtgaggatatgatggagctgaatgacttggtgtatagagagaagagggcctagaaccgaactctgagggacaccagtagtgagagtacatggtgcagacacagatcctctccacgtcacctggtaggagtggCCTGCCAGGAGGAATGTaatccaagagtgtgcatagcctgagacacccagccctgagagggaggagaggaggatctgatggatcTGTTCACTGTGTCGAAGGCAGCGGATAGATTTAGGAGGAtgagaacacaggagagagagtcaACTTTGGCAGTGCAGAGAGCCTCCTTGACACAGAGAAGAGCTGTCTCTGTTGAGTGACCCGTCTCGAAGCCTGACAGGTTAAGGTCAAGAAGATCGTTCTGAGAGTTAACGAGAAAGTTGATCAGAGACAGCATGCTccagtgttttggaaagaaaatgaTACAGGTTTCTTGAAGAGGGGAGCAACTCAGGTAATTTTTAAGTCAGAGGGaacgcagccagtggtcagggataaGTTGGTGAGGGAAGTGAGGATTGGGAAAacgtctccagagatggtctggagacgGGAGGGGGGTCAAGCAGGCAGGTTGTCGGGTGGCCAGACCTCACTAGTCAGAAGATgtcatgtggagagagaggggagaaagaggacaaggcgtagggtagttctgtgtttgagaccagtggactcaataggctgagtgaataaGTAGCTGGTGTCGTCAACCttttttcaaagtggttgacaaagttgtccacagagaaggaggagggagggggtggaggattaagaagggaggagaaggtggaaaagagGTTCCTAGGGTTCGAAGCATAAGCTTGAAATttagtggtagaaagtggctttagcagaagggagaggatttagcagaagggagagatgatgGGATAGAAGAGAGaatttggggagagagagaagattgtGATGGTgcatgaccatctgggtaggggatGAATAGTGtcatgtctttggcatcattaacctttctagcgcaggggTTCCGCTAATGTAACtgtcacacattaacaagtccaatacagcaaatgaaagataaacatcttgttaatctacccatcgtgtccgatttcaaaaatgctttacagcgaaagcactaacctttgatgatcttcatcagatgacactcataggacatcatgttacacaatacatgtatgctttgttcgataatgtgcatatttatatccaaaaatctcagtttaaatTGGCGCCTtatgtgcagtaatgttttgattacAAAATATCCGGTGactttgcagaaatactcataaacattgataaaagatacaagtgttattcacagaattaaagatagacttctccttaacctcttgcttctactcgggacgcttgcgtcccaactagagctctggaaatgcaaatgcgctacgctaaatgctaatagtattagttaaaactcaaaagttcattaaaatacacatgcagggtatcgaattaaagctacactcgttgtgaatccaggcaacaagtcagatttttaaaatgcttttcggcgaaagcatgagaagctattatctgatagcatgtaacaccccaaaagacccgcaggggacgtaaacaaaataattagcatttcggcgttacacaaaccgcacaataaaatagaaaacattcattacctttcaccatcttctttgttggcactcctagatgtcccataaacactatttgggtctttatttcgattaaatcggtccatataaagcctagatatcgttatatgtagactgtgtgataaacaaaaaaaacatcgtttcaaaacgtaacgtcatttttttaaattcaaaaagtcgacgataaactttcacaaaacacttcgaaatacgtttgtaatgcaactttaggtattagtaaacgttaataagcgataaaattcatgtCAAAATTCATGTCAAAttcactgtcatctcagattttcaaaatatgcttttcaaccatagcaaaacaagcatttgtgtaagattattgattgctagcatagcatttagcgtagcatttagcgtagcatttagcgtagcattcagcatgcaacgttttcacaaaaacaagaaaagcattcaaataaaataatttgcctttgaagaacttccgatgttttcaatgaggagactctcagttagatagcaaatgttcagtttttacaaaaagattatttgtgtaggacaaatcgctccgttttgttcatcacgtttgccTATGAAAAAAACCTGTATGCAGGAGTGTAATTCTCtaggcaagctcattagcataacgcaacgttaactattcatgaaaatcgcaaatgaaatgaaataaatatatttgctctcaagcttagccttttgttcacaacactgtcatctcagattttcaaaatatgcttttgaaccatagctaaacaagcatttgtgtaagagtattgatagcctagcatagcatttagcctagcattcagcatgcaacattttcacaaaaacaagaaaagcattcaaataaaataatttacctttgaagaacttcggatgttttcaatgaggagactctcagttagatagcaaatgttcagtttttccaaaaagattatttgtgtaggagaaatcgctccgttttgttcatcacgtttggctaagaaaaaaaaatgaaaattcagtcattacaacgccaaacttttttccaaattaactccataatatcgacagaaacatggcaaacgttgtttagaatcaatcctcaaggtgtttttcacatatctattcgatgataaatcattcgtggcagttgggtttctcctcggaagcaaatggaaaaatacatgcagctggagattacgcaataatttcgacggaggacaccaagcgagcacctggtaaatgtagtctcttatggtcaatcttccaatgatatgcctacaaatacttcacaatgctgcagacaccatggggaaacgacagaaagtgtaagctcattcctggcgcattcacagccatataaggagacattggaacacagcgccttcaaatctggggcatttcctgtttgacatatcatcttggtttcgcctgtagcatcagttctgtggcactcacagataatatctttgcagttttggaaacgtctgaatgttttctttccaaagctgtcaattatatgcatagtcgagcatcttttcgtgacaaaatatcttgtttaaaacgggaacgttttttttatccaaaaattaaaagagcaccccctatatcgaagaagttaacataaaacatcaataatgtttcaatttgagaattcctttgtcttaagaaaagcactggaacgagaggtaactctgtcgggagtgcgcgtcatgagaccaaggctctctgccagaccactgactcaaagaggtctcatgagtccctcctttatagtagaatcctcattcaactttcaaaagacagttgacatctagtggaagccctaggaagtgcaaccacATCCATATCTCAATCTGTACTTGGTAGgcaaagctttgaaaaactacaaacctcagatgtcccact
This window contains:
- the LOC115136430 gene encoding trace amine-associated receptor 13c-like; the protein is MAFSEVDGYQAVQYCFPLHNSSCVKEERSIAENIFLHLFFFSVSSFTVFVNLLVIISISHFKQLHTPTNLLILSLAMSDLLVGIVVIPVEGIKVIESCWYLGETMCSVFHGIVFSVIFASLYNLVIIAVDRYVAVCDPLLYISKITIGKTLASIFLTWIFSFIYNLVILYCNGQWYRSQAHKNCHGECVLIISFTWGIIDLFVSFVAPCSIIICLYMNIFKVARIQVKVMNITTRIKMSESKATKTLGVVLSVFLVGWITYYIGSLSEDYLAHSDVIIAFLSWVVYIHSFLNPLIYALFYPWFKTAVRHILTLHILAPSSSLTNLFPENC